The Indicator indicator isolate 239-I01 chromosome 22, UM_Iind_1.1, whole genome shotgun sequence genome includes a window with the following:
- the RHOT2 gene encoding mitochondrial Rho GTPase 2 isoform X8 gives MALVGEEFPEEVPPRAEEITIPADVTPENVPTHIVDYSESEQTEAELQEEISKANVVCMVYDVTKEATIEKIRSKWIPMVNGGAEKGSRIPIILVGNKSDLQVGSSMDVILPIMNQFSEIETCVECSAKNLKNISELFYYAQKAVLHPTAPLYDPEEKQLKPACARALTRIFNLSDQDNNQVLSDEELNYFQKSCFGNPLAAQALEDVKMVVWKNTTDGVQDNGLTLTGFLFLNTLFIQRGRHETTWTILRRFGYDDELELTDDYLHPQFRLPPGCSTELNHLGYQFLQRLFEKHDKDQDGALSPAELQSFFSVFPCVPWGPELSHTVCTTDTGLLSLHGFLCQWTLLAYLDVRRCLECLGYLGYPFLAEQDSQAQALTVTREKRIDLEKGQTQRSVFLCKVLGARGAGKSCFLQAFLGRSLLLCEVSADTTFTKPSDTACDVVCFLYDLSDPRSFSYCATVYKQHFVDSQIPCVFVASKTDLPEASQQPTPSPAEFCYKHCLPPPFPFSCHSQGPPSTTIYTKLATAATFPHLTAVELGAASFWLRVALGTAVTALVGFTLYRVLARNK, from the exons GCCAACGTGGTGTGCATGGTGTATGATGTCACCAAGGAGGCCACCATCGAGAAG ATCCGCAGCAAGTGGATCCCCATGGTCAACGGGGGAGCTGAAAAGGGCTCCAG GATCCCTATTATTTTGGTGGGCAACAAGTCTGACCTGCAGGTGGGGAGCTCTATGGATGTCATCCTGCCCATCATGAATCAGTTCTCAGAGATTGAGACCTGTGtggag tgctctgccaaGAACCTCAAGAACATCTCTGAGCTCTTCTACTATGCCCAGAAAGCTGtgctgcaccccacagcccctcTCTACGACCCAGAGGAGAAGCAG CTGAAGCCTGCCTGTGCACGAGCCCTGACACGGATTTTCAACCTCTCAGACCAGGATAACAACCAGGTCCTCAGTGATGAGGAACTCAACTACTTCCAG AAGTCCTGCTTTGGAAACCCTCTGGCTGCCCAGGCCCTGGAGGATGTGAAGATGGTTGTGTGGAAGAACACCACGGATGGGGTGCAGGACAACGGCCTGACGCTGACCG GGTTCCTCTTCCTCAACACCCTCTTCATCCAGCGGGGCAGGCACGAGACCACCTGGACCATCCTGCGCCGCTTCGGCTATGACGATGAGCTGGAGCTGACGGATGACTACCTGCACCCACa GTTCCGGCTGCCCCCCGGCTGCTCCACGGAGCTCAACCACCTGGGCTACCAGTTCCTGCAGCGCCTCTTCGAGAAGCACGACAAG GACCAGGACGGAGCCCTGTCCCCGGCGGAGCTGCAGAGCTTCTTCAGCGTCTTCCCCTGCGTGCCCTGGGGCCCCGAGCTCTCCCACACGGTATGCACCACtgacacagggctgctttccctGCATGGATTCCTCTGCCAGTGGAC gctgctggcttaCCTGGACGTGCGGCGCTGCCTGGAGTGCTTGGGCTACCTGGGCTACCCCTTCCTGGCCGAGCAGGACTCGCAGGCACAGGCCCTGACCG TGACGCGGGAGAAGAGGATTGACCTGGAGAAAGGACAGACCCAGCGCAGCGTCTTCCTCTGCAAGGTGCTCGGTGCCAGGGGCGCTGGCAagtcctgcttcctgcaggccTTCCTGGGCAGGAGCCTGCTG ctgtgtgaggtCAGTGCTGACACCACCTTCACCAAGCCGTCAGACACAGCCTGCGATGTCGTCTGCTTCCTCTACGACCTGAGCgaccccaggtccttcagctacTGTGCCACTGTTTACAAG CAGCACTTCGTGGACAGCCAGATCCCCTGCGTCTTCGTGGCCTCCAAGACAGACCTGCCAgaagccagccagcagcccacGCCCTCCCCAGCTGAGTTCTGCTACAAGCACTGCCTCCCACcacccttccccttctcctgccacagccagggcccacccagcaccaccatctACACCaaactggccactgctgccacCTTCCC CCACCTGACCGCggtggagctgggagctgcctccTTCTGGCTGCGGGTGGCGCTggggacagcagtgacagccctGGTAGGCTTCACACTCTACCGTGTGCTGGCCAGGAACAAGTGA
- the RHBDL1 gene encoding rhomboid-related protein 1 isoform X2: MDRSSLLQLIQEQQLDPEHTGFIGVETFASLVHSHELPLDPAKLDMLVALAQGNDEGQVCYQELVDLISSKRSSSFKRAIANGQRALPRDVLLDETGLGIYKRFVRYVAYEILPCEMDRRWYFYQHRSCPPPVFMAAVTLTQIIVFLCYGARLNKWVLQTYHPEYMKSPLVYHPGYRARAWRFLTYMFMHVGLEQLGFNALLQLMIGVPLEMVHGILRISFLYLAGVLAGSLTVSITDMRAPLVGGSGGVYALCSAHLANVVMNWAGMRCPYKLLRMVLALVCMSSEVGRAVWLRFSPPLPASGPQPSFMAHLAGAIVGISMGLTILRSYEESLQDQCGWWVLLLSYGTFLLFAVFWNIFAYDLLGAQIPPPP, translated from the exons ATGGACAGgagctccctgctccagctcatCCAGGAGCAG cag CTGGACCCCGAGCACACCGGCTTCATCGGGGTGGAGACCTTTGCCAGCCTGGTGCACAGCCATGAGCTGCCCCTGGACCCTGCCAAACTGGACATGTTGGTGGCCCTGGCCCAGGGCAACGACGAGGGGCAGGTCTGCTATCAGGAACTGGTAGACCTG ATCAGCAGCAAACGTTCGAGCAGCTTCAAGCGTGCCATCGCCAACGGGCAGCGTGCCCTGCCCCGGGACGTGCTGCTGGACGAGACCGGCCTGGGCATCTACAAACGCTTCGTGCGCTACGTGGCCTACGAGATCCTGCCCTGCGAGATGGACAGGCGCTGGTACTTCTACCAGCACCGCTCCTGCCCGCCCCCCGTCTTCATGGCAGCCGTCACCCTCACACAG ATCATCGTGTTCCTGTGCTACGGTGCCCGGCTGAACAAGTGGGTGCTGCAGACCTACCACCCCGAGTACATGAAGAGTCCTCTCGTCTACCACCCCGGGTACCGGGCGCGCGCCTGGCGCTTCCTCACCTACATGTTCATGCACGTGGG gctggagcagctggggttCAACGCCCTCCTGCAGCTGATGATTGGGGTGCCCCTGGAGATGGTGCATGGCATCCTGCGCATCAGCTTCCTCTACCTGGCTGGCGTCCTGGCAG gCTCCCTCACTGTCTCCATCACGGACATGCGGGCACCCTTGGTTGGGGGCTCAGGGGGCGTCTATGCCCTCTGCTCGGCTCATCTCGCCAACGTTGTCATG AACTGGGCCGGGATGCGCTGCCCTTACAAGCTGCTGCGGATGGTGCTGGCGCTGGTGTGCA TGAGCTCCGAGGTGGGGCGAGCCGTCTGGCTGCGCTTCTCCCCACCGCTGCCAGCCTCgggcccccagcccagcttcaTGGCACATCTGGCGGGCGCCATCGTGGGCATCAGCATGGGGCTGACCATCCTGCGCAGCTACGAGGAGAGCCTGCAGGACCAGTGCGGCTGGTgggtgctgctcctctcctaCGGCACCTTCCTGCTTTTCGCTGTCTTCTGGAACATCTTCGCCTACGACTTGCTGGGGGCACAGATCCCGCCCCCCCCGTAG
- the STUB1 gene encoding E3 ubiquitin-protein ligase CHIP isoform X1, whose protein sequence is MEGLQHLVPGGLCPLQGCDTSCPMGSVPILFPTDPRAPAPGVRGSCPLLWVCDTGCFMGTIPSLSHVDPSNCLQGASLSGHCWLSPGPQHCTGSSPCPPALSLPCHGGQGAVAVPSPCRAVTFITLQNRNPLVAVYYTNRALCYLKMQQHDKALADCKRALELDGQSVKAHFFLGQCQMEMENYDEAIANLQRAYNLAKEQRLNFGDDIPSALRIAKKKRWNSIEERRINQENELHSYLTRLIMAEKERELAECQKAQLEESADESRSRVQLASIEAKHEKYLADMDELFSQVDEKRKKRDIPDYLCGKISFELMREPCITPSGITYDRKDIEEHLQRVGHFDPVTRSPLTQDQLIPNLAMKEVIDAFISENGWVEDY, encoded by the exons ATGGAGGGGCTCCAGCACCTGGTGCCAGGGGGTCTGTGCCCTCTCCAGGGGTGTGACACAAGCTGCCCCATGGGAAGTGTCCCCATCTTGTTCCCCACTGatcccagggctccagcacctggtGTCAGGGGTTCTTGTCCCCTGCTCTGGGTGTGTGACACAGGCTGCTTCATGGGAACCATCCCCAGCTTGTCCCACGTGGATCCTAGCAACTGCCTGCAAGGTGCCAGCCTgagtgggcactgctggctgtcCCCAGGCCCACAGCATTGCACAGGCAGCTCACCCTGTCCCCCTGCCCTGTCGCTGCCATGCCATGGCGGGCAGGGGGCGGttgctgtgcccagcccctgcagggctgtcaCCTTTATCACCCTGCAGAACCGCAACCCCCTGGTTGCTGTCTACTACACCAACCGTGCCCTCTGCTACCTGAAGATGCAGCAGCACGACAAGGCCCTGGCCGACTGCAAACGCGCCCTGGAGCTGGACGGGCAGTCGGTGAAGGCTCACTTCTTCCTGGGCCAGTgccagatggagatggagaactATGATGAGGCCATTGCCAAcctgcagagag cctACAACCTggccaaggagcagaggctgaacTTTGGGGACGACATCCCCAGCGCGCTGCGCATCGCCAAGAAGAAAAGGTGGAACAGCATCGAGGAGAGGAGGATCAACCAGGAGAACGAGCTGCACTCCTACCTCACCAGGCTCATCATGGCTGAGAAGGAGAG ggagctggcagagtgcCAGAAGGCTCAGCTGGAAGAGAGCGCAGATGAGAGCCGGAGCCGAGTGCAGCTGGCCAGCATCGAGGCCAAGCAC GAGAAGTACCTGGCAGACATGGatgagctcttctcccaggtggaTGAGAAGAGGAAG aagAGGGACATCCCTGACTACCTGTGTGGGAAGATCAGCTTTGAGCTGATGCGGGAGCCCTGCATCACGCCCAGCGGCATCACCTAcgacaggaaggacattgaggagcatCTCCAG cgCGTGGGACACTTCGATCCGGTGACACGGAGCCCCCTGACCCAGGACCAGCTGATCCCCAACCTGGCCATGAAGGAGGTGATCGATGCCTTCATCTCGGAGAACGGCTGGGTGGAGGATTACTGA
- the STUB1 gene encoding E3 ubiquitin-protein ligase CHIP isoform X2 codes for MKGKEEREGGAAGPGAAGPGGGGAGGGSPEKSHSAQEHKEQGNRLFGGRKYPEAAACYGRAINRNPLVAVYYTNRALCYLKMQQHDKALADCKRALELDGQSVKAHFFLGQCQMEMENYDEAIANLQRAYNLAKEQRLNFGDDIPSALRIAKKKRWNSIEERRINQENELHSYLTRLIMAEKERELAECQKAQLEESADESRSRVQLASIEAKHEKYLADMDELFSQVDEKRKKRDIPDYLCGKISFELMREPCITPSGITYDRKDIEEHLQRVGHFDPVTRSPLTQDQLIPNLAMKEVIDAFISENGWVEDY; via the exons atgaaggggaaggaggaacgGGAAGGCGGCGCGGCGGGGCCCGGAGCGGCGGGGCCGGGAGGTGGGGGTGCAGGGGGCGGTAGCCCCGAGAAGAGCCACAGCGCGCAGGAGCACAAGGAGCAGGGCAACCGGCTCTTCGGCGGCCGCAAGTACCCCGAGGCCGCCGCCTGCTATGGACGCGCTATC AACCGCAACCCCCTGGTTGCTGTCTACTACACCAACCGTGCCCTCTGCTACCTGAAGATGCAGCAGCACGACAAGGCCCTGGCCGACTGCAAACGCGCCCTGGAGCTGGACGGGCAGTCGGTGAAGGCTCACTTCTTCCTGGGCCAGTgccagatggagatggagaactATGATGAGGCCATTGCCAAcctgcagagag cctACAACCTggccaaggagcagaggctgaacTTTGGGGACGACATCCCCAGCGCGCTGCGCATCGCCAAGAAGAAAAGGTGGAACAGCATCGAGGAGAGGAGGATCAACCAGGAGAACGAGCTGCACTCCTACCTCACCAGGCTCATCATGGCTGAGAAGGAGAG ggagctggcagagtgcCAGAAGGCTCAGCTGGAAGAGAGCGCAGATGAGAGCCGGAGCCGAGTGCAGCTGGCCAGCATCGAGGCCAAGCAC GAGAAGTACCTGGCAGACATGGatgagctcttctcccaggtggaTGAGAAGAGGAAG aagAGGGACATCCCTGACTACCTGTGTGGGAAGATCAGCTTTGAGCTGATGCGGGAGCCCTGCATCACGCCCAGCGGCATCACCTAcgacaggaaggacattgaggagcatCTCCAG cgCGTGGGACACTTCGATCCGGTGACACGGAGCCCCCTGACCCAGGACCAGCTGATCCCCAACCTGGCCATGAAGGAGGTGATCGATGCCTTCATCTCGGAGAACGGCTGGGTGGAGGATTACTGA
- the RHBDL1 gene encoding rhomboid-related protein 1 isoform X3, protein MDRSSLLQLIQEQQLDPEHTGFIGVETFASLVHSHELPLDPAKLDMLVALAQGNDEGQVCYQELVDLIIVFLCYGARLNKWVLQTYHPEYMKSPLVYHPGYRARAWRFLTYMFMHVGLEQLGFNALLQLMIGVPLEMVHGILRISFLYLAGVLAGSLTVSITDMRAPLVGGSGGVYALCSAHLANVVMNWAGMRCPYKLLRMVLALVCMSSEVGRAVWLRFSPPLPASGPQPSFMAHLAGAIVGISMGLTILRSYEESLQDQCGWWVLLLSYGTFLLFAVFWNIFAYDLLGAQIPPPP, encoded by the exons ATGGACAGgagctccctgctccagctcatCCAGGAGCAG cag CTGGACCCCGAGCACACCGGCTTCATCGGGGTGGAGACCTTTGCCAGCCTGGTGCACAGCCATGAGCTGCCCCTGGACCCTGCCAAACTGGACATGTTGGTGGCCCTGGCCCAGGGCAACGACGAGGGGCAGGTCTGCTATCAGGAACTGGTAGACCTG ATCATCGTGTTCCTGTGCTACGGTGCCCGGCTGAACAAGTGGGTGCTGCAGACCTACCACCCCGAGTACATGAAGAGTCCTCTCGTCTACCACCCCGGGTACCGGGCGCGCGCCTGGCGCTTCCTCACCTACATGTTCATGCACGTGGG gctggagcagctggggttCAACGCCCTCCTGCAGCTGATGATTGGGGTGCCCCTGGAGATGGTGCATGGCATCCTGCGCATCAGCTTCCTCTACCTGGCTGGCGTCCTGGCAG gCTCCCTCACTGTCTCCATCACGGACATGCGGGCACCCTTGGTTGGGGGCTCAGGGGGCGTCTATGCCCTCTGCTCGGCTCATCTCGCCAACGTTGTCATG AACTGGGCCGGGATGCGCTGCCCTTACAAGCTGCTGCGGATGGTGCTGGCGCTGGTGTGCA TGAGCTCCGAGGTGGGGCGAGCCGTCTGGCTGCGCTTCTCCCCACCGCTGCCAGCCTCgggcccccagcccagcttcaTGGCACATCTGGCGGGCGCCATCGTGGGCATCAGCATGGGGCTGACCATCCTGCGCAGCTACGAGGAGAGCCTGCAGGACCAGTGCGGCTGGTgggtgctgctcctctcctaCGGCACCTTCCTGCTTTTCGCTGTCTTCTGGAACATCTTCGCCTACGACTTGCTGGGGGCACAGATCCCGCCCCCCCCGTAG
- the RHBDL1 gene encoding rhomboid-related protein 1 isoform X1 encodes MDRSSLLQLIQEQLDPEHTGFIGVETFASLVHSHELPLDPAKLDMLVALAQGNDEGQVCYQELVDLISSKRSSSFKRAIANGQRALPRDVLLDETGLGIYKRFVRYVAYEILPCEMDRRWYFYQHRSCPPPVFMAAVTLTQIIVFLCYGARLNKWVLQTYHPEYMKSPLVYHPGYRARAWRFLTYMFMHVGLEQLGFNALLQLMIGVPLEMVHGILRISFLYLAGVLAGSLTVSITDMRAPLVGGSGGVYALCSAHLANVVMNWAGMRCPYKLLRMVLALVCMSSEVGRAVWLRFSPPLPASGPQPSFMAHLAGAIVGISMGLTILRSYEESLQDQCGWWVLLLSYGTFLLFAVFWNIFAYDLLGAQIPPPP; translated from the exons ATGGACAGgagctccctgctccagctcatCCAGGAGCAG CTGGACCCCGAGCACACCGGCTTCATCGGGGTGGAGACCTTTGCCAGCCTGGTGCACAGCCATGAGCTGCCCCTGGACCCTGCCAAACTGGACATGTTGGTGGCCCTGGCCCAGGGCAACGACGAGGGGCAGGTCTGCTATCAGGAACTGGTAGACCTG ATCAGCAGCAAACGTTCGAGCAGCTTCAAGCGTGCCATCGCCAACGGGCAGCGTGCCCTGCCCCGGGACGTGCTGCTGGACGAGACCGGCCTGGGCATCTACAAACGCTTCGTGCGCTACGTGGCCTACGAGATCCTGCCCTGCGAGATGGACAGGCGCTGGTACTTCTACCAGCACCGCTCCTGCCCGCCCCCCGTCTTCATGGCAGCCGTCACCCTCACACAG ATCATCGTGTTCCTGTGCTACGGTGCCCGGCTGAACAAGTGGGTGCTGCAGACCTACCACCCCGAGTACATGAAGAGTCCTCTCGTCTACCACCCCGGGTACCGGGCGCGCGCCTGGCGCTTCCTCACCTACATGTTCATGCACGTGGG gctggagcagctggggttCAACGCCCTCCTGCAGCTGATGATTGGGGTGCCCCTGGAGATGGTGCATGGCATCCTGCGCATCAGCTTCCTCTACCTGGCTGGCGTCCTGGCAG gCTCCCTCACTGTCTCCATCACGGACATGCGGGCACCCTTGGTTGGGGGCTCAGGGGGCGTCTATGCCCTCTGCTCGGCTCATCTCGCCAACGTTGTCATG AACTGGGCCGGGATGCGCTGCCCTTACAAGCTGCTGCGGATGGTGCTGGCGCTGGTGTGCA TGAGCTCCGAGGTGGGGCGAGCCGTCTGGCTGCGCTTCTCCCCACCGCTGCCAGCCTCgggcccccagcccagcttcaTGGCACATCTGGCGGGCGCCATCGTGGGCATCAGCATGGGGCTGACCATCCTGCGCAGCTACGAGGAGAGCCTGCAGGACCAGTGCGGCTGGTgggtgctgctcctctcctaCGGCACCTTCCTGCTTTTCGCTGTCTTCTGGAACATCTTCGCCTACGACTTGCTGGGGGCACAGATCCCGCCCCCCCCGTAG
- the RHOT2 gene encoding mitochondrial Rho GTPase 2 isoform X4, with product MALVGEEFPEEVPPRAEEITIPADVTPENVPTHIVDYSESEQTEAELQEEISKANVVCMVYDVTKEATIEKIRSKWIPMVNGGAEKGSRIPIILVGNKSDLQVGSSMDVILPIMNQFSEIETCVECSAKNLKNISELFYYAQKAVLHPTAPLYDPEEKQLKPACARALTRIFNLSDQDNNQVLSDEELNYFQKSCFGNPLAAQALEDVKMVVWKNTTDGVQDNGLTLTGFLFLNTLFIQRGRHETTWTILRRFGYDDELELTDDYLHPQFRLPPGCSTELNHLGYQFLQRLFEKHDKDQDGALSPAELQSFFSVFPCVPWGPELSHTVCTTDTGLLSLHGFLCQWTLLAYLDVRRCLECLGYLGYPFLAEQDSQAQALTVTREKRIDLEKGQTQRSVFLCKVLGARGAGKSCFLQAFLGRSLLVQKETPGEPSLYVINTVQVNGQEKYLILCEVSADTTFTKPSDTACDVVCFLYDLSDPRSFSYCATVYKHFVDSQIPCVFVASKTDLPEASQQPTPSPAEFCYKHCLPPPFPFSCHSQGPPSTTIYTKLATAATFPHLTAVELGAASFWLRVALGTAVTALVGFTLYRVLARNK from the exons GCCAACGTGGTGTGCATGGTGTATGATGTCACCAAGGAGGCCACCATCGAGAAG ATCCGCAGCAAGTGGATCCCCATGGTCAACGGGGGAGCTGAAAAGGGCTCCAG GATCCCTATTATTTTGGTGGGCAACAAGTCTGACCTGCAGGTGGGGAGCTCTATGGATGTCATCCTGCCCATCATGAATCAGTTCTCAGAGATTGAGACCTGTGtggag tgctctgccaaGAACCTCAAGAACATCTCTGAGCTCTTCTACTATGCCCAGAAAGCTGtgctgcaccccacagcccctcTCTACGACCCAGAGGAGAAGCAG CTGAAGCCTGCCTGTGCACGAGCCCTGACACGGATTTTCAACCTCTCAGACCAGGATAACAACCAGGTCCTCAGTGATGAGGAACTCAACTACTTCCAG AAGTCCTGCTTTGGAAACCCTCTGGCTGCCCAGGCCCTGGAGGATGTGAAGATGGTTGTGTGGAAGAACACCACGGATGGGGTGCAGGACAACGGCCTGACGCTGACCG GGTTCCTCTTCCTCAACACCCTCTTCATCCAGCGGGGCAGGCACGAGACCACCTGGACCATCCTGCGCCGCTTCGGCTATGACGATGAGCTGGAGCTGACGGATGACTACCTGCACCCACa GTTCCGGCTGCCCCCCGGCTGCTCCACGGAGCTCAACCACCTGGGCTACCAGTTCCTGCAGCGCCTCTTCGAGAAGCACGACAAG GACCAGGACGGAGCCCTGTCCCCGGCGGAGCTGCAGAGCTTCTTCAGCGTCTTCCCCTGCGTGCCCTGGGGCCCCGAGCTCTCCCACACGGTATGCACCACtgacacagggctgctttccctGCATGGATTCCTCTGCCAGTGGAC gctgctggcttaCCTGGACGTGCGGCGCTGCCTGGAGTGCTTGGGCTACCTGGGCTACCCCTTCCTGGCCGAGCAGGACTCGCAGGCACAGGCCCTGACCG TGACGCGGGAGAAGAGGATTGACCTGGAGAAAGGACAGACCCAGCGCAGCGTCTTCCTCTGCAAGGTGCTCGGTGCCAGGGGCGCTGGCAagtcctgcttcctgcaggccTTCCTGGGCAGGAGCCTGCTG GTGCAGAAGGAGACCCCAGGGGAGCCTTCCCTCTATGTGATTAACACAGTGCAGGTCAATGGGCAGGAGAAATACCTCATA ctgtgtgaggtCAGTGCTGACACCACCTTCACCAAGCCGTCAGACACAGCCTGCGATGTCGTCTGCTTCCTCTACGACCTGAGCgaccccaggtccttcagctacTGTGCCACTGTTTACAAG CACTTCGTGGACAGCCAGATCCCCTGCGTCTTCGTGGCCTCCAAGACAGACCTGCCAgaagccagccagcagcccacGCCCTCCCCAGCTGAGTTCTGCTACAAGCACTGCCTCCCACcacccttccccttctcctgccacagccagggcccacccagcaccaccatctACACCaaactggccactgctgccacCTTCCC CCACCTGACCGCggtggagctgggagctgcctccTTCTGGCTGCGGGTGGCGCTggggacagcagtgacagccctGGTAGGCTTCACACTCTACCGTGTGCTGGCCAGGAACAAGTGA